In Dehalococcoidales bacterium, a genomic segment contains:
- a CDS encoding gamma-glutamylcyclotransferase family protein — MYYFAYATNLNKQQIALISPQIRPLYTATLHNYRLVFTGWTRQWRGGTATIKRSDRDKVFGAIYDVPEEDWRKLDRAENCPGEYERIRVIVNNEDGDATEAVTYIKKDLVRAEESKPSPEYLALIQQGYKDWRLV; from the coding sequence ATGTATTATTTTGCTTATGCAACCAATTTGAATAAGCAGCAAATAGCGCTTATTTCCCCCCAAATCCGCCCCTTATACACCGCGACGTTACATAATTACCGTTTAGTTTTTACCGGCTGGACGCGCCAGTGGCGCGGCGGTACGGCTACAATCAAGCGTTCCGACAGAGATAAGGTTTTTGGCGCAATTTATGATGTCCCCGAAGAAGATTGGAGAAAACTCGACCGGGCCGAGAATTGCCCCGGTGAATACGAGCGAATCAGGGTTATTGTCAATAACGAAGACGGGGACGCAACGGAAGCCGTAACCTATATTAAAAAAGACTTGGTGCGGGCGGAGGAATCCAAACCGTCTCCGGAATACCTTGCGCTGATACAGCAGGGTTATAAAGACTGGCGGCTTGTCTAA